The Acidobacteriota bacterium DNA window GTGCGGCGCACACTCCACCTCCGCCGTCGGACGACTCCACCCGGCCGCGACGGGCCGTCGCGTCGACACCGACCGCACCGGCGACCGTCCTGTCGCGGCTCGCCCCCATTGTCGAGGCCCTCAGGCGCGAGCCGTCCCGCCCGCCGGCCAGCCGCTTCCAACTCGGCCGCTCGCCCGCGCAGACCTACGGCGCGTCCGCCGATCTCGGGCCGCAGCTCCTGGCGCGGCTCTACCCGCGACTCGCCGACACCTTGTATGCCGCCTACGCCAACGCCCCCGTGACGGGCGTCGGGCCCGGCGAGCTGTGTCACGTCGAGGCGATGCGCGTCAAGGCGGCGCCCTTCGGCCACAACGCGCCGCTCGACCTGGTGTTCAACAGCGACAACGTCCTCGTCCGACGCAGCGAGTGGTTCCTGGTCGAGGTCGACCGCGAGTTCCCGACCGAGGAGCAGCTGCGCACGATCTCGCTCGATGCGGTGTACGACGGCATCGTGCCCGGCAGCCACGTGCTGATCGACCGCCGCGATCGGGAACCGCTTCTCGCCCGCGTCGAGCGCGTCCGCACGATCTCGAGGGCCGACTACGGCATCTCGGCCCGGGTCACCCAGCTCCTGCTCGATCGCGCCTGGCTCGGCGCGGACGACACGTCGCTCGGCGTCCTGCGGGGCACGACGGTTCATGCGCAGAGCGAGACGCTCGAGACCGCGCACGAACCCATCGACGACGATGTGGCCGTCGGCACCATCGAGCTCGACGCCCTTTACGACGGTCTCGCGGCCGGCCGCTGGCTGGTCGTCCGCGGCGAGCGGACCGACGTTCGCGATGCCGCCGGTCGTCCGGTCGAGGGCATCGAGGCGAGCGAGCTCGCGATGCTCGCCGGGGTGGAGCAGGACGTGCAGACGGTGCTCGATGCGCAAGGCAACGAGGTGGAACGCCCTGCCGACACGCTGCACACCCGGCTGATCCTGGCCGAGCCGCTGGCGTACACCTACAAGCGCGGCACGGTGACGATCAACGCGAACGTGGTCAGGGCGACGCATGGCGAGACGCGCGAAGAGACGCTCGGCAGCGGCAATGCCGCGCAGCCGTTCCAGCAGTTCACGCTCCGCCAGCGTCCGCTGACCTTCGTCGCCGCCCCCACGCGGTCCGGGGTCGACACGACGCTCGAGATTCGCATCAACGGCATCCGCTGGCCCGAGCGCGACATGCTCCGGTCGCTCGGTCCGAACGAGCGCGGCTATCAGACGAAGACCGACGACGAGGGGGCGACGAGCCTCGTCTTTGGCAACGGCGTGTACGGGGCGCGCCTGCCGAGCGGCGTCGAGAACGTCGTCGCCGTGTACCGAAGCGGCATCGGCAAGAGCGGCAACGTCGGGCCGGGGCGGATCAGCTCGCTGGCGACGCGCCCGCTCGGTGTCAAGGATGTCGTCAACCCGCAGAGGGCTTCAGGTGGCGCCGACCCCGAGAGCCGGGATCAGGCGCGCCGAAACGTGCCGCTCGCGGCCCTGGCCCTCGATCGTCTGGTGTCGGTGCAGGACTACACCGACTTCGCGCGCACCTTCGCGGGGATTGGGAAGGCCCTCGCGGCCAGCCTGTCGGACGGCCGCCGCGAGGTCGTGCACCTCACCATTGCCGGCGCCGAAGACCAGCCCATCGATCCGTTGTCTGACGTCTACCGCAATCTCCTGCTGGCGCTCGGCCGGTTCGGCGACCCGGGCACCGCGCTCCAGGTGGCGGCCCGTGAGGCGGTGTTCCTCCTCATCAGCGCGCGTGTGCAGGTCCTCGACGACCACCTGTGGTCGAACGTCGAGCCGAGGATTCGCACGGCGTTGCTCGACGTGTTCGGCTTCGAGCGGCGGGAGCTGGGGCAGGACGTCTCGCTCGGCGAGGTGATCGGCACCATCCAGGGCGTCGACGGTGTGGACCTCGTGGACGTGGACCTGCTCGACGGCGTGTCGGAGTCCGACGCGCAGAGCCCCGAGGTCCTGGCCGACAAGCTGGCGCGGCTCGCCGCGCTCTCGAGCCCGCCTGCGCCAGGGACGAGTGACTGCCGGCCCGTGCAGCCGAAGCCGCGCGTCGGCGTCGAACTGGCCCGCATCGATCCCGCCGCGGCGGATCCGTCGAAGCGCATTCGCCCGGCCCAGATGGCGTACCTGACACCCGACCTGCCGGACACGCTCGTGCTCGTGGAGGTGACGTCGTGACGCGTTCGCCAGACCGCCTCTTCGATCTGCTGCCGGTCGTGCACCGGCAACGCGACGCCGAGCAGGGGTTCCCGCTCCGGGCGCTGCTCCAGATCATCGCCCGCGAGGTCGACATCGTCGAGGCCGACCTCGAGCGCCTCTACGAGAACTGGTTCATCGAGACGTGCGAAGACTGGGTCGTGCCCTATCTCGCCGCGGTCATCGGCTATCGCAGCGTTCACGAGGCCGCCGAGCCGGGCGACCCGACGACGGCCCGTCAGCGGCAGCTCCAGAAGATCCTCGTGCCACGCCGCGAGGTCGCCAACACGATTCGGAACCGGCGGCGCAAGGGGACGCTGGCGCTCCTCGAGCTGCTCGCGCACGACGTCGCAGGGTGGCCCGCCCGGGCCGTCGAGTACTACCGGCTGCTCGCCTGGATGCAGTCGCTCAATCACCAGCGTCTCCATCGAGGCCGCACCGCCGACCTGCGCGACGGCGATGCGCTCGACCTGCTGGGTGGGCCGTTCGATCGCATGGCGCACACCGTCGACGTGCGCGGCGTGAGCTCGCGGCGGTCGCGCGGCCGCCACAACATTCCGAACGTAGGCCTCTTCGTCTGGCGCCTGAAGGCCTGCCGCGTCACCGAGGCGCCGGCCTACTGCCTCGAGCAGGTGGGCTCGCACTGCTACACCTTCAGCGTGCTCGGTCACGACGCGCCGCTCTTCACGAGGCCGAGTCCCGAGCCCTCGCCGTACCACATTGCCGGGCCGCTTCACGTGCCGGCGCCAATCAGCCGCCGCGCCCTCGAACGTGAGCTCGGCGCCTACTACGGACCGGAGAAGAGCCTGGCGATCTGGGTGGACGGCTGGGCCGGGCACGGTCGCGAGGCGCCGCTCCCGCCGGAGGCGCTCGTCGTGGCCGATCTGAGCGACTGGCAGTACCGTCCACCTCGAGACCGCGTCGCGATCGATCCCGTGCTGGGGCGCCTGGCCTTCTCGCCCCGCCAGCTTC harbors:
- a CDS encoding putative baseplate assembly protein, whose translation is MTDQRCGCCEGVERLTPLPTVNRPGLDRLRYRVGTHAAFFETMVAGLSSHRLADGRRPLQRLTTRANDDPAIALLDAWATVGAVLTFYQERIANEGYLPTATERRSVLELGRLVGYALRPGVAASVFLAFTLDEGFDIEIPAGTRARSLPGPGELPQAFETEEAFHARTAWNALRARLTRPSVLRPDSTFEGERSVYLEGTAANLEVNDTVLFVCGPVVQPYTVRAVEADTVAGRTRIGYRPYGAAHTPPPPSDDSTRPRRAVASTPTAPATVLSRLAPIVEALRREPSRPPASRFQLGRSPAQTYGASADLGPQLLARLYPRLADTLYAAYANAPVTGVGPGELCHVEAMRVKAAPFGHNAPLDLVFNSDNVLVRRSEWFLVEVDREFPTEEQLRTISLDAVYDGIVPGSHVLIDRRDREPLLARVERVRTISRADYGISARVTQLLLDRAWLGADDTSLGVLRGTTVHAQSETLETAHEPIDDDVAVGTIELDALYDGLAAGRWLVVRGERTDVRDAAGRPVEGIEASELAMLAGVEQDVQTVLDAQGNEVERPADTLHTRLILAEPLAYTYKRGTVTINANVVRATHGETREETLGSGNAAQPFQQFTLRQRPLTFVAAPTRSGVDTTLEIRINGIRWPERDMLRSLGPNERGYQTKTDDEGATSLVFGNGVYGARLPSGVENVVAVYRSGIGKSGNVGPGRISSLATRPLGVKDVVNPQRASGGADPESRDQARRNVPLAALALDRLVSVQDYTDFARTFAGIGKALAASLSDGRREVVHLTIAGAEDQPIDPLSDVYRNLLLALGRFGDPGTALQVAAREAVFLLISARVQVLDDHLWSNVEPRIRTALLDVFGFERRELGQDVSLGEVIGTIQGVDGVDLVDVDLLDGVSESDAQSPEVLADKLARLAALSSPPAPGTSDCRPVQPKPRVGVELARIDPAAADPSKRIRPAQMAYLTPDLPDTLVLVEVTS